A window from Cryptomeria japonica chromosome 1, Sugi_1.0, whole genome shotgun sequence encodes these proteins:
- the LOC131048258 gene encoding allene oxide synthase 1, chloroplastic-like, whose translation MAASSDEGVQEVPGSYGLPVIGAIADRFDYFVKEGVDAFFKTRIEKYKSTVFRVNMPPGPPLFPDPRVIILLDAKSFPVLFDLSKVEKKNVFTGVYMPSTDFTGGYRVLSYLDPSEENHTKLKNFCFHVLKTNATKWFPEFERATGELWAKLDKQFAESGKAEFTSENLQMCFNFLCRSVLNRDPADSGPASLGTDGPTYVVKWIGLQLAPIASTGVLPKILEEVTIHAAPLPFLLVREDYNKVYNFFWTYGKEALDAAEQQFGLKRDEACHNLVFNICFNTFGGMFVFFPILIQHISAAGKQLHADLAEEVRSAIKDNGGLNMTALESMVLVRSTVYEALRIEPPVPFQYGHAKEDLVVESHDGKYAVKKGEMLGGYQPFATRDPKVFDNPEEFLPRRFMAEEGEKLLKYVLWSNGPETEETTVNNKQCAGKNFVVMISRLLVAHLFAHYDSFEIDPSTTTKVVFTSLQKATS comes from the coding sequence ATGGCTGCTTCGAGCGATGAAGGAGTACAAGAGGTCCCTGGAAGCTATGGCTTGCCTGTCATCGGAGCCATTGCTGATCGCTTCGACTATTTCGTAAAGGAAGGGGTAGATGCTTTCTTCAAAACGCGCATTGAGAAATACAAGAGCACCGTATTCAGAGTGAATATGCCGCCTGGTCCGCCTTTGTTTCCCGATCCTCGCGTCATAATTCTGCTGGACGCCAAGAGCTTTCCCGTACTCTTCGATCTGAGTAAAGTGGAAAAGAAGAACGTCTTCACGGGCGTCTACATGCCCAGCACGGACTTTACCGGAGGCTATCGGGTACTCTCGTATTTGGACCCTTCCGAAGAAAATCACACCAAGCTCAAGAACTTCTGCTTCCATGTACTCAAGACCAACGCAACCAAATGGTTTCCGGAGTTCGAACGGGCCACGGGAGAGCTGTGGGCTAAGCTTGACAAACAATTTGCCGAGTCCGGCAAGGCCGAATTTACGAGCGAGAATTTGCAAATGTGTTTTAATTTTCTGTGCAGGTCGGTGCTGAACAGAGATCCTGCAGATTCGGGGCCTGCCAGTCTGGGAACGGATGGGCCTACTTATGTTGTGAAGTGGATTGGGCTTCAGCTCGCTCCAATTGCAAGCACTGGCGTGCTTCCCAAGATCTTGGAGGAGGTCACCATCCACGCAGCCCCTCTGCCGTTCCTGCTTGTGCGTGAGGATTACAACAAAGTGTACAATTTCTTCTGGACGTATGGAAAAGAGGCGCTGGACGCGGCGGAGCAGCAGTTCGGCCTAAAGAGAGACGAGGCGTGTCATAATTTGGTGTTCAACATATGCTTCAATACCTTCGGAGGAATGTTTGTATTTTTTCCCATTCTTATACAACACATTTCGGCGGCAGGCAAGCAGCTGCACGCAGATCTGGCAGAAGAAGTAAGATCTGCCATTAAAGATAACGGAGGATTGAATATGACAGCACTGGAGAGCATGGTGTTGGTTCGGTCGACGGTGTATGAAGCGCTGAGGATCGAGCCACCCGTGCCGTTTCAGTATGGACATGCGAAAGAAGATTTAGTGGTGGAGTCGCACGATGGGAAATATGCGGTGAAGAAGGGAGAGATGCTTGGTGGGTATCAGCCTTTTGCCACCAGAGATCCCAAGGTATTTGACAATCCTGAGGAGTTTCTCCCGCGGCGTTTCATGGCAGAGGAAGGGGAGAAATTGTTAAAATATGTGCTGTGGTCGAATGGACCGGAGACTGAGGAGACGACGGTGAATAATAAGCAGTGTGCGGGGAAGAACTTCGTGGTGATGATATCACGGCTGCTGGTGGCGCATCTGTTCGCTCATTACGACTCCTTTGAGATCGATCCGTCCACAACCACCAAAGTTGTTTTTACCTCGCTACAGAAGGCCACTTCTTAA